One Sphingomonas sp. BT-65 genomic window carries:
- a CDS encoding ATP-binding protein, translated as MKGVTRSTRSLVLLAAAGAVLLALVAVLAFRIAQQQAVSATDRAATQLARDNAGLFASELQKFRLLPLVLAEYPDVRAMLETGDAATIGRINSRLELLAQRTDAAVIYVLTAQGRTVAASNYRLPTSFVGQDYGFRPYFQGAIRDGGAELFALGTVSGRPGLYLARRIGDAARPLGVIVVKIEFERMQAAWARQQGETIVTDRHGVVIVTSEPGWRFGTIGQLGPDARAAIRTTRQYGDLPLAPLPLTIADGTARMAGEEPGSRIAATGLPLAGAQLRALFPLDPAMRSARASAWLVSVGALVVIAGALLLMWRARERRLLQIAAQRALEGQVAERTAELREANAQLVAESAERARADQRYRAAREELAQANRLGSLGQITAGVAHEINQPVAAIRSFAENAQGFLAKGDGARTDGNLARIVELTQRIGTITAELRNFARRRTPETGAVDVDAAIESTLLLIGDRVRAQGVTLERIGETGLQVTADRVRLEQILINLIQNALDALAGREQTVIRIGTTRGADHVAIELADNGPGVPAHLRDQLFMPFVTGRDEGLGLGLPIARNIARDFGGELSLAESALGGGAFRLTLPEAARG; from the coding sequence ATGAAAGGCGTGACTCGATCGACGCGGAGTCTCGTGCTGCTGGCGGCGGCGGGCGCGGTACTGCTGGCGCTGGTCGCGGTGCTCGCCTTCCGCATCGCGCAGCAGCAGGCGGTGTCGGCGACCGACCGCGCCGCCACCCAGCTGGCCCGCGACAATGCTGGTTTGTTTGCGAGCGAGCTGCAGAAGTTCCGGCTGCTCCCGCTGGTGCTCGCCGAATATCCCGACGTGCGCGCGATGCTCGAGACCGGCGATGCCGCAACGATCGGCCGGATCAACTCACGGCTCGAGCTGCTCGCACAGCGCACCGATGCGGCGGTGATCTATGTGCTGACCGCACAGGGCCGCACCGTTGCGGCGAGCAACTATCGCCTGCCGACCAGCTTCGTCGGGCAGGATTACGGCTTCCGCCCCTATTTCCAGGGCGCGATCCGCGATGGCGGCGCCGAGCTGTTCGCGCTCGGCACGGTGAGCGGCCGCCCCGGCCTCTATCTCGCGCGGCGGATCGGCGATGCTGCACGGCCACTCGGGGTGATCGTGGTCAAGATCGAATTCGAGAGGATGCAGGCGGCGTGGGCGCGCCAGCAGGGCGAGACGATCGTGACCGACCGGCATGGCGTGGTGATCGTGACCAGCGAGCCGGGCTGGCGTTTCGGAACGATCGGGCAGCTCGGGCCCGATGCGCGCGCCGCGATTCGCACGACGCGGCAATATGGCGATCTGCCGCTCGCTCCCCTGCCGCTGACGATCGCGGACGGCACGGCGCGCATGGCCGGCGAGGAGCCGGGCAGCCGCATCGCCGCGACCGGGCTGCCGCTCGCTGGAGCACAGCTACGCGCGCTGTTCCCGCTCGACCCGGCGATGCGCAGCGCCAGGGCGAGTGCGTGGCTGGTGTCGGTCGGCGCGCTGGTGGTGATCGCCGGCGCGCTGCTGCTGATGTGGCGCGCGCGCGAGCGGCGGCTGCTCCAGATCGCCGCGCAGCGCGCGCTCGAAGGCCAGGTCGCCGAGCGCACCGCTGAGCTGCGCGAGGCCAACGCGCAGCTGGTCGCCGAAAGCGCCGAACGCGCGCGCGCCGACCAGCGCTATCGCGCCGCGCGCGAGGAGCTGGCGCAGGCCAACCGGCTGGGCTCGCTGGGACAGATCACCGCGGGCGTGGCGCACGAGATCAACCAGCCAGTTGCGGCGATCCGCAGCTTCGCCGAGAATGCGCAGGGGTTCCTCGCCAAGGGCGACGGCGCGCGCACCGATGGTAACCTCGCGCGCATCGTCGAGCTGACCCAGCGCATCGGCACGATCACCGCCGAGCTGCGCAACTTCGCGCGACGACGCACGCCGGAGACCGGGGCGGTCGACGTCGACGCGGCGATCGAATCGACCTTGCTGCTGATCGGCGACCGGGTGCGCGCGCAGGGCGTGACGCTCGAGCGCATCGGCGAGACCGGGCTCCAGGTGACCGCCGATCGCGTGCGATTGGAGCAGATCCTGATCAACCTGATCCAGAACGCGCTCGACGCGCTGGCCGGGCGCGAGCAGACGGTGATCCGGATCGGCACCACCCGCGGCGCGGACCATGTCGCGATCGAGCTGGCGGACAATGGCCCGGGCGTGCCGGCGCATCTCCGCGACCAGCTGTTCATGCCCTTCGTCACCGGCCGCGACGAGGGCCTCGGCCTCGGCCTCCCGATCGCGCGCAACATTGCGCGAGATTTCGGCGGGGAGCTGAGCCTGGCCGAGTCCGCGCTCGGCGGCGGCGCGTTCCGTCTCACCTTGCCGGAGGCGGCGCGTGGCTGA
- a CDS encoding sigma-54 dependent transcriptional regulator: MAEPLILFVDDDAAMREANVQTLELAGLAVQPFAGAQAALGAIKPDFAGAVITDIRMPGMDGLQFFERIRAIDPEIPVILITGHGDVPMAVRALQDGAFDFLAKPFAAGHLAASAAKALAARALVLDNRRLRADAAARGESPLIGDTPAMVRLRETIAQVARADIDVLIEGETGTGKELVAAMLHRGSPRSARPFVAVNCAALPEAYAEIELLGHAADAVPNARFARTGRIEASDRGTLFLDDIDGMPLGVQSRLLRVIEEREVLPIGEQRPVPLDLRVIASVKPGLETLIEQGAFRRDLFFRLNVVRLSLPPLRERRADIAPLFAAFVREASEQTGQAEFRMTGAVRRRLIEHDWPGNVRELRNFAFSAVLDLADPAAGGAPELGLAERMRAYEEALVREALQIANGSVTRAIELLRVPRKTLYDKMNRAGIVPSDYRARRPRR; encoded by the coding sequence GTGGCTGAGCCACTCATCCTGTTCGTCGACGACGACGCGGCAATGCGCGAGGCGAACGTCCAGACGCTCGAACTTGCCGGCCTCGCGGTACAGCCCTTCGCCGGGGCGCAGGCGGCGCTGGGCGCGATCAAGCCCGACTTTGCGGGCGCGGTGATCACCGACATCCGCATGCCGGGGATGGATGGACTCCAGTTCTTCGAGCGCATCCGCGCGATCGATCCCGAGATCCCGGTGATCCTGATCACCGGCCATGGCGACGTGCCGATGGCGGTGCGCGCGCTGCAGGACGGCGCGTTCGACTTCCTCGCCAAGCCCTTCGCCGCCGGGCATCTCGCCGCCTCGGCCGCCAAGGCGCTGGCGGCGCGGGCGCTGGTGCTCGACAATCGCCGCCTGCGCGCTGACGCGGCAGCGCGCGGCGAGAGCCCGTTGATCGGCGACACCCCGGCGATGGTGCGGCTGCGCGAGACGATCGCGCAGGTCGCGCGCGCCGATATCGACGTGCTGATCGAGGGCGAGACCGGCACCGGCAAGGAGCTGGTCGCGGCGATGCTCCACCGCGGCTCGCCGCGCAGTGCGCGCCCGTTCGTCGCGGTCAATTGCGCGGCCTTGCCCGAGGCCTATGCCGAGATCGAGCTGCTTGGTCACGCCGCTGATGCCGTACCGAATGCCCGCTTCGCACGCACCGGACGGATCGAGGCGTCGGACCGCGGCACGCTCTTCCTCGACGATATCGACGGCATGCCGCTCGGCGTGCAGTCGCGGCTGCTGCGCGTGATCGAGGAGCGCGAGGTGCTGCCGATCGGCGAGCAACGGCCGGTGCCGCTCGACCTGCGCGTGATCGCCTCGGTCAAGCCGGGGCTGGAGACGCTGATCGAGCAGGGCGCGTTCCGCCGCGACCTGTTCTTCCGGCTCAACGTCGTGCGGCTGTCGCTCCCGCCGCTGCGCGAGCGGCGCGCGGATATCGCGCCGCTGTTCGCCGCCTTCGTGCGCGAGGCAAGCGAGCAGACCGGGCAAGCCGAGTTCCGCATGACCGGCGCGGTGCGCCGTCGGCTGATCGAGCATGACTGGCCCGGCAATGTCCGCGAGCTGCGCAACTTCGCATTCAGCGCGGTGCTCGACCTCGCCGATCCGGCCGCCGGGGGAGCGCCCGAACTCGGCCTTGCCGAACGCATGCGTGCCTATGAGGAGGCGCTGGTGCGCGAGGCGTTGCAGATCGCGAACGGCAGCGTGACCCGCGCGATCGAGCTGCTGCGCGTGCCGCGCAAGACGCTCTACGACAAGATGAACCGCGCGGGCATCGTGCCGTCGGACTATCGCGCCCGCCGACCCCGGCGCTGA
- a CDS encoding amidohydrolase family protein, with product MRRILLLAATAGLAMGAAPAPQAIVIAGGTIYDGSSPSPVTGDVVIVGDRVVAVGPGAAGEYPGARVIDAKGLVVAPGFIDPHTHSDALIRGKTPEERLVTPWLMQGVSTIFTGIDGYGQGEGTVKDLLDHVDAGGVGPNVATLVGFGAVRVKVLKNDDRAPKPVELERMKALTAQGMCEGAFGLSTGLFYAPQSFAQTEEVIEVAREAARRGGIYDTHQRDESSYSIGLINSVKEAVEIGRQAGMPVHFAHIKALGADVHGKANEIVATVDAARASGLNVTADQYPYEASGSSLVAALVPRWAQDGGAAALVKRIETPAERARIVAEMQTNLVRRGGANAVLLRGDGKPWAGKRLDVVAAEWKVDPVEAAIRIILANQGGGSPIVSFNMIEPDIKLLMQQPWVMTGSDGSAGHPRMYGTFPTKYAKYVVAEKTIDLATFINSSTGRTADFYKIDRRGHLKPGYFADIVVFDPAAYRPRATYLEPARLSEGVRTLLVNGTAVIEGGKLTGKAGGKALRHRTPPATCPG from the coding sequence ATGCGCAGGATATTGCTTCTGGCCGCCACGGCGGGGCTGGCCATGGGCGCCGCGCCCGCCCCGCAGGCGATCGTGATCGCGGGCGGGACGATCTATGACGGCAGCTCGCCCAGCCCCGTCACCGGCGATGTCGTGATCGTCGGCGACCGGGTCGTCGCGGTCGGTCCCGGGGCGGCGGGCGAATATCCCGGCGCGCGGGTGATCGACGCCAAGGGGCTGGTCGTCGCGCCCGGCTTCATCGATCCGCATACGCATTCGGACGCGCTGATCCGCGGCAAGACGCCCGAGGAGCGGCTGGTGACGCCGTGGCTGATGCAGGGCGTCAGCACGATCTTCACCGGCATCGACGGCTATGGCCAGGGCGAGGGGACGGTGAAGGACCTTCTCGACCATGTCGATGCCGGCGGCGTGGGGCCCAATGTCGCGACCCTGGTCGGGTTCGGCGCGGTGCGCGTGAAGGTGCTGAAGAACGACGATCGCGCGCCCAAGCCCGTCGAACTCGAACGGATGAAGGCGCTGACCGCGCAGGGCATGTGCGAGGGCGCGTTCGGCCTCTCGACCGGCCTGTTCTATGCGCCGCAGAGCTTCGCGCAGACCGAAGAGGTGATCGAGGTCGCGCGCGAGGCGGCCAGGCGCGGCGGCATCTACGACACCCACCAGCGCGACGAATCCTCCTACTCGATCGGGCTGATCAACTCGGTCAAGGAAGCGGTCGAGATCGGCCGCCAGGCGGGGATGCCGGTGCATTTCGCGCACATCAAGGCGCTCGGCGCCGACGTCCACGGCAAGGCGAACGAGATCGTCGCGACGGTGGATGCGGCGCGCGCCAGCGGGTTGAACGTCACCGCGGACCAATATCCCTATGAAGCCTCGGGCTCGAGCCTGGTCGCGGCGCTCGTCCCGCGCTGGGCGCAGGACGGCGGCGCGGCGGCACTGGTCAAGCGGATCGAGACCCCGGCCGAACGCGCGCGCATCGTCGCGGAGATGCAGACCAATCTCGTCCGTCGCGGCGGCGCCAACGCGGTGCTGCTGCGCGGCGACGGCAAGCCCTGGGCGGGCAAGCGGCTCGATGTGGTCGCCGCGGAATGGAAGGTCGATCCGGTCGAGGCGGCGATCCGCATCATCCTCGCCAACCAGGGGGGCGGCTCGCCGATCGTCTCGTTCAACATGATCGAGCCGGACATCAAGCTGCTGATGCAGCAGCCCTGGGTGATGACCGGCTCCGACGGATCGGCCGGACACCCACGCATGTACGGCACCTTCCCGACCAAATACGCCAAGTACGTGGTCGCGGAGAAGACGATCGACCTCGCGACCTTCATCAACTCGAGCACCGGCCGCACCGCCGATTTCTACAAGATCGACCGCCGGGGGCATCTCAAGCCCGGCTATTTCGCCGATATCGTGGTGTTCGATCCCGCCGCCTATCGCCCGCGTGCGACCTATCTCGAACCGGCGCGGCTCAGCGAGGGGGTGCGCACGCTGCTGGTCAATGGCACCGCGGTGATCGAGGGCGGCAAGCTCACAGGCAAGGCGGGGGGCAAGGCGCTTCGCCACCGCACGCCGCCGGCGACCTGCCCGGGCTGA
- the dgcA gene encoding N-acetyl-D-Glu racemase DgcA, giving the protein MLRAVSTGIERRALHTPFRIARGSRTQIELAVVTIRQGDAIGRGEGSVTGRYGESAEGVADQLRAIEGAIADGAGRDALRALMPPGSARNAVDCALWDLEAKLGLVQPPAVQPVHTALTLGIDTPEAMAAAAHKLKGVAIVKVKVDGNEPAACLRAIRPEVPGSRLVVDANEAWTMAQVEALQPLLAELEVEFLEQPLPAAEDAALEGFKGLVPICADESCHVTADLDRLVARYQMVNIKLDKTGGLTEALDLHAGARARGLGVMVGCMISTSLAIAAAFRVAVQADCADLDGPLWLAEDRSGGIRMGEHGLMHPPEPGFWGS; this is encoded by the coding sequence GTGCTTCGCGCTGTAAGCACCGGGATCGAGCGCCGCGCGCTCCACACGCCGTTCCGCATCGCGCGCGGGTCGCGCACGCAGATCGAGCTCGCGGTGGTGACGATCCGCCAGGGCGATGCGATCGGCCGCGGCGAGGGATCGGTCACTGGACGCTATGGCGAGAGCGCGGAGGGCGTGGCTGACCAACTCCGCGCGATCGAGGGCGCGATTGCCGATGGCGCGGGACGCGACGCGCTGCGGGCGCTGATGCCGCCCGGGTCGGCGCGCAACGCGGTCGATTGCGCATTGTGGGACCTGGAGGCGAAGCTCGGGCTGGTGCAACCCCCCGCGGTGCAGCCGGTGCATACTGCGCTGACGCTCGGCATCGATACGCCCGAGGCGATGGCGGCCGCCGCGCACAAGCTCAAGGGCGTGGCGATCGTCAAGGTCAAGGTCGACGGCAACGAGCCCGCGGCGTGTCTGCGCGCGATCCGGCCCGAAGTGCCGGGCTCGCGCCTCGTGGTCGACGCCAACGAGGCATGGACGATGGCGCAGGTCGAGGCGTTGCAGCCGCTGCTCGCCGAGCTCGAGGTCGAGTTTCTCGAGCAGCCGCTGCCCGCCGCCGAGGATGCGGCGCTCGAAGGGTTCAAGGGGCTGGTCCCGATCTGCGCCGACGAATCCTGCCACGTGACCGCCGATCTCGACCGGCTCGTGGCGCGCTATCAGATGGTCAACATCAAGCTCGACAAGACTGGCGGGCTGACCGAGGCGCTCGACCTGCACGCCGGGGCGCGGGCGCGTGGGCTCGGGGTGATGGTCGGCTGCATGATCTCGACCTCGCTCGCGATCGCCGCGGCGTTCCGCGTCGCGGTGCAGGCCGACTGCGCCGATCTCGACGGGCCGCTGTGGCTGGCGGAAGATCGGTCCGGCGGCATCCGCATGGGCGAACACGGGCTGATGCACCCGCCCGAGCCTGGTTTCTGGGGTTCATAG
- the dgcN gene encoding N-acetyltransferase DgcN: protein MSQPPYLLYIAQATDPISAKTARGIAVWRPEWAVGQLRSPGSPIDLGVPDMGFAEAVAAGARTMVLGVANAGGVMAPATVADVIAAMEAGLDIASGLHERLTDQPEIAARAAQLGRALWDVREPPRDLKVGTGARRAGKRLLTVGTDCSVGKMYTTLALEREMRARGITADFRGTGQTGILIAGSGMPVDAVVADFISGSVEQLSPAREDGGWDLIEGQGSLFHPSYAGVSLGLLHGAQPDALVLCHEAGREIMRHMKTHRVPSLELCLDRNLEAARLTNPDVVAVGVALNTAGLDADAAAAACAAAEDTLGLPCQDPVRHGVSWIVDRLGQCFAL, encoded by the coding sequence ATGAGCCAGCCGCCCTATCTGCTGTACATCGCGCAGGCGACTGATCCGATCTCGGCCAAGACGGCGCGCGGGATCGCGGTGTGGCGGCCCGAATGGGCGGTCGGCCAGCTGCGCTCGCCCGGCTCGCCGATCGATCTCGGCGTGCCCGATATGGGTTTTGCCGAGGCCGTGGCGGCGGGCGCGCGGACGATGGTGCTCGGCGTCGCCAATGCCGGCGGCGTGATGGCGCCCGCGACGGTCGCCGACGTCATCGCGGCGATGGAAGCCGGACTCGACATCGCGAGCGGGCTGCACGAGCGGCTGACCGACCAGCCGGAGATCGCCGCGCGCGCTGCGCAGCTCGGCCGGGCGCTGTGGGACGTGCGCGAGCCGCCACGCGACCTCAAGGTCGGCACCGGCGCTCGCCGCGCTGGCAAGCGCCTGCTCACCGTCGGCACCGATTGTTCGGTCGGCAAGATGTACACGACGCTGGCGCTGGAGCGTGAGATGCGCGCGCGCGGCATCACGGCGGACTTCCGCGGGACCGGGCAGACCGGCATCCTGATCGCCGGTTCGGGTATGCCGGTGGATGCGGTGGTCGCGGATTTCATCTCCGGATCAGTCGAGCAGCTTTCCCCCGCGCGCGAGGATGGCGGTTGGGACCTGATCGAGGGGCAGGGGTCGCTGTTCCACCCCTCCTATGCGGGCGTCTCGCTGGGATTGCTGCACGGCGCGCAGCCCGACGCGCTGGTGCTGTGCCATGAGGCCGGGCGTGAGATCATGCGCCACATGAAGACGCACCGTGTGCCCAGCCTGGAGCTGTGTCTCGACCGCAACCTCGAAGCGGCGCGGCTGACCAATCCCGACGTCGTCGCGGTCGGCGTGGCGCTCAACACCGCGGGGCTCGATGCTGACGCTGCGGCTGCGGCCTGTGCCGCCGCCGAGGATACACTGGGCCTGCCATGCCAGGACCCGGTACGCCATGGGGTCTCGTGGATCGTCGACCGGCTCGGCCAGTGCTTCGCGCTGTAA
- a CDS encoding TonB-dependent receptor, protein MRIRAFLVGTASGVALLASAAQAQDTGGQPAAQTAEADEGEEVVISGYRAALAAALETKRNADAIVDSVSAEDVGKFPNTNVAEALTLVPGVTVDRAFGQGEKVSILGTDPALNRTLLNGQTVASADWFILDTPGRTFNYALLAPQLVNRVDVYKSPEARIDEGSIGGTVNVVTRKPLELKAFTIAGSLGYLYNDRSEKGDVQGSALVSWRNEAGTFGILASFQRAKDRLRRDGLESYGTMRADQWAGANPDNPIDSRTRGCLGACAATLTANPGAISPNAFGTSYFEQGRERLTYSATAQWKPVDELTLEFNWLKIDATYDNLNQSMYAFQGNTWNSLGQLTDITVQDGIVTRATFDNALSVLDVQYREAEMHSNTYHGKLGWDGGNWDVNLEGGFSDADGGTKRQVFLEFLNWADYTVDISGAPGSPGTIDYATDVQGNPAAFVTDPGWSGNTVAKPTSDKERYGQIDFGVDFDGALKRFQIGYKYRRHQTAQQYAGISLTGLAVAAGQFSPETVADNYLKGINGINDEMAGRFIISGGAMVDFLEGRTLPTPSIFAAPEFTAGNWEVTEDIHAVYGQANFETDWLRGNFGVRYVSTSTSSAGYVCAPGTACNAQAHWLWETTKTSYEDVLPSMNLVATLKEDLLFRFAATQVIARPNYADLTNFFWLSDGILIGGGGNPNLKPYKSGNLNASLEWYFAPRAILAAEVFYKDIDNYILQRTAPEQYFNQSQGFVTTYQISRPYNAGQAKVKGFALAYQQNLPLGFGVLANYTYSDAEGQAGADLPYNSRHQVSFSPFFESGPVALRGTYTWRSKYFTGVDRGDNMYVRDSANVDVSATYNITKNIGITLSGMNLTDSEYYAYANTPRLPRGVYRAGRRAMASINVNF, encoded by the coding sequence ATGCGGATTCGGGCTTTCCTCGTTGGCACCGCCAGCGGCGTGGCGCTGCTCGCCAGCGCGGCGCAGGCGCAGGACACCGGCGGCCAGCCGGCGGCGCAGACCGCCGAGGCGGACGAGGGCGAAGAGGTCGTCATCTCGGGCTATCGCGCCGCGCTCGCCGCCGCGCTCGAGACCAAGCGCAACGCGGATGCGATCGTCGACTCGGTTTCGGCCGAGGATGTCGGCAAATTCCCCAACACCAACGTCGCCGAGGCGCTGACCCTGGTGCCGGGCGTGACCGTCGACCGCGCGTTCGGCCAGGGCGAGAAGGTCTCGATCCTCGGCACCGACCCCGCGCTCAACCGGACCTTGCTCAACGGCCAGACCGTCGCGTCGGCCGACTGGTTCATCCTCGACACGCCGGGCCGCACCTTCAACTACGCGTTGCTTGCGCCACAGCTGGTCAACCGGGTCGACGTTTACAAGTCGCCCGAGGCGCGGATCGACGAAGGCTCGATCGGCGGCACGGTCAACGTCGTCACGCGCAAGCCGCTTGAGCTCAAGGCGTTCACTATCGCCGGCTCGCTGGGCTATCTTTACAATGATCGCTCGGAAAAGGGCGACGTGCAGGGCTCGGCGCTGGTCAGCTGGCGCAACGAGGCGGGTACGTTCGGCATCCTCGCCTCGTTCCAGCGCGCCAAGGACCGGCTGCGCCGCGACGGCCTCGAATCCTACGGCACGATGCGCGCCGACCAGTGGGCGGGCGCAAACCCCGACAATCCGATTGATTCGCGCACCCGTGGCTGCCTGGGCGCCTGCGCGGCGACGCTGACGGCCAATCCCGGTGCGATCAGCCCCAACGCCTTCGGCACCTCCTATTTTGAGCAGGGCCGCGAGCGTCTCACCTATTCGGCGACCGCGCAGTGGAAGCCGGTTGACGAGCTCACGCTCGAGTTCAACTGGCTCAAGATCGACGCCACCTACGATAACCTCAATCAGTCGATGTACGCCTTCCAGGGCAATACCTGGAACAGCCTCGGCCAGCTCACCGACATCACGGTGCAGGACGGCATCGTCACCCGCGCGACGTTCGACAATGCGCTGAGCGTGCTCGACGTGCAGTATCGCGAAGCCGAGATGCATTCGAACACCTATCACGGCAAGCTGGGCTGGGACGGTGGGAACTGGGACGTCAACCTCGAGGGCGGCTTCTCCGACGCCGATGGCGGCACCAAGCGCCAGGTGTTCCTCGAATTCCTCAACTGGGCCGATTACACGGTCGACATTAGCGGCGCGCCCGGCAGCCCCGGCACGATCGACTATGCGACCGACGTCCAGGGCAATCCCGCGGCCTTCGTCACCGATCCGGGCTGGAGCGGCAACACCGTCGCAAAGCCGACCAGCGACAAGGAGCGCTACGGCCAGATCGATTTCGGCGTCGACTTCGACGGGGCGCTCAAGCGTTTCCAGATTGGCTACAAATATCGCCGCCACCAGACCGCGCAGCAATATGCCGGCATCTCGCTGACCGGGCTCGCGGTCGCCGCCGGGCAATTCTCGCCCGAGACCGTCGCCGACAATTATCTGAAGGGCATCAACGGCATCAACGACGAGATGGCTGGGCGCTTCATCATCAGCGGGGGGGCGATGGTCGACTTCCTCGAAGGGCGCACGCTGCCGACCCCGTCGATCTTCGCCGCGCCGGAGTTCACCGCCGGCAACTGGGAAGTGACCGAGGACATTCACGCCGTCTATGGCCAGGCGAATTTCGAGACCGACTGGCTGCGCGGCAATTTCGGCGTGCGCTATGTCAGCACCTCGACCTCCAGCGCCGGCTATGTCTGCGCGCCGGGAACGGCGTGCAATGCACAGGCGCATTGGTTGTGGGAGACGACGAAGACCAGCTACGAAGACGTGCTCCCCAGCATGAACCTCGTCGCCACGCTCAAGGAGGATCTGCTGTTCCGCTTCGCCGCGACGCAGGTGATCGCGCGACCCAACTATGCCGATCTCACCAACTTCTTCTGGCTGTCGGATGGCATCCTGATCGGCGGCGGCGGCAACCCGAACTTGAAGCCGTACAAGTCGGGTAACCTCAACGCGTCGCTCGAATGGTATTTCGCGCCGCGCGCGATCCTCGCCGCCGAGGTGTTCTACAAGGATATCGACAACTACATCCTGCAGCGCACCGCGCCCGAGCAGTATTTCAACCAGTCGCAGGGCTTCGTCACCACCTATCAGATCAGCCGCCCGTACAATGCCGGCCAGGCCAAGGTGAAGGGCTTCGCGCTCGCCTATCAGCAGAACCTGCCGCTCGGCTTCGGCGTGCTCGCCAACTACACCTATTCCGATGCCGAGGGACAGGCGGGCGCGGACCTGCCCTATAATTCGCGACACCAGGTGAGCTTCAGCCCGTTCTTCGAGAGCGGCCCGGTGGCGTTGCGCGGGACCTATACCTGGCGCTCGAAATACTTCACCGGTGTCGATCGCGGCGACAACATGTACGTGCGCGACAGCGCTAATGTCGACGTCTCGGCGACCTACAACATCACCAAGAATATCGGCATTACGCTGTCGGGCATGAACCTGACCGACAGCGAATATTATGCTTATGCCAACACCCCGCGCCTGCCGCGCGGCGTGTATCGCGCCGGGCGCCGCGCGATGGCGTCGATCAACGTCAACTTCTGA